The following are encoded together in the Geobacter sulfurreducens PCA genome:
- a CDS encoding DUF898 family protein: protein MDRETVSCPACGFSRDMPAGTIPDGAQVTCPRCRDTFMFARGAAAEADPVPTIASPQGPEAAVAAPAAPPTACPRTLRFSFTGAAREYFGIWIVNTLLKILTLGVYSAWAKVRKRRYLYGNTMLHGAPFDYLANPRVLFRGWLIGVLAFLLYTLGTNYSPTLSFVIGALFFAAVPWLVVRSRLFNLRNTSYRNLRFTFRADYRQAYLVYGLLSLLVPLTLGLLYPYAAYRRKRFLVENSAYGTTSFSFTATTRDFYLLYLKAVAGFVAIVIVAVPFLFLAGGAFLPAGTGGPWRLAAVLPAFLIPLAYLYFVIYISTNETNLVWSGTQVAGARFTCSLRARHMAWLYLSNAVAIFLTLGLMIPWATVRVLRYRMENLTVLATGDLEEFAAAPTEEVTATGEEIGDIFGIDVAL from the coding sequence GTGGACCGTGAAACCGTAAGCTGCCCCGCCTGTGGGTTCAGCAGGGACATGCCGGCCGGGACCATTCCCGACGGCGCCCAGGTCACCTGTCCCCGGTGCAGGGATACGTTCATGTTCGCCCGAGGCGCTGCTGCCGAAGCCGACCCGGTTCCGACGATCGCGTCTCCGCAGGGTCCGGAAGCAGCCGTTGCCGCCCCCGCAGCCCCGCCAACGGCCTGCCCCCGGACCCTTCGCTTCAGCTTCACCGGCGCGGCCAGGGAATACTTCGGCATCTGGATCGTCAACACCCTTCTCAAGATCCTCACCCTGGGGGTCTATTCGGCCTGGGCCAAGGTCCGCAAGCGCCGCTACCTCTACGGCAACACCATGCTCCACGGTGCGCCCTTCGACTACCTGGCCAATCCCCGAGTCCTGTTCCGGGGCTGGCTCATCGGGGTGCTGGCCTTTCTGCTCTATACCCTCGGGACCAATTACAGCCCCACCCTCTCCTTCGTCATCGGCGCCCTGTTCTTCGCGGCCGTGCCGTGGCTCGTGGTCCGCTCGCGCCTCTTCAACCTCCGCAACACGAGTTATCGTAACCTGCGCTTCACCTTCCGGGCCGACTACCGCCAGGCCTACCTGGTCTACGGGCTCCTCTCCCTGCTGGTGCCGCTGACGCTGGGACTCCTCTACCCCTATGCGGCCTACCGGCGAAAACGATTCCTCGTGGAAAACTCCGCCTACGGTACGACTTCATTTTCCTTCACCGCCACGACCAGGGATTTTTACCTCCTCTACCTCAAGGCCGTGGCAGGCTTTGTTGCGATCGTGATAGTTGCGGTCCCGTTTCTGTTCCTGGCCGGAGGGGCGTTTCTGCCTGCGGGTACGGGAGGCCCCTGGCGACTGGCAGCCGTGCTGCCGGCGTTCCTCATTCCCCTGGCCTACCTTTATTTCGTCATCTATATCAGCACCAACGAGACGAACCTCGTCTGGAGCGGCACGCAGGTAGCAGGCGCCCGTTTCACCTGCTCGCTCCGGGCCCGTCACATGGCATGGCTCTATCTCTCCAATGCCGTGGCCATCTTCCTGACCCTGGGGCTCATGATCCCGTGGGCCACGGTGAGGGTCCTCCGCTACCGGATGGAGAACCTGACAGTCCTTGCCACCGGAGACCTGGAGGAGTTTGCCGCGGCACCGACCGAGGAGGTTACGGCCACCGGCGAGGAGATCGGCGACATCTTCGGCATCGATGTGGCCCTATGA
- a CDS encoding RNA-binding S4 domain-containing protein — translation MKIDTDHIKLDSFLKAANLVASGGEAKIIIAEGAVRVNGETELRRGRKLRPGDQVEVAGECFVIE, via the coding sequence ATGAAGATCGATACCGACCACATCAAGCTCGACAGCTTTCTCAAGGCGGCGAACCTGGTTGCCAGCGGCGGCGAGGCAAAAATCATCATCGCAGAAGGTGCCGTGCGGGTGAACGGCGAAACCGAGCTTCGCCGGGGCCGCAAGCTTCGCCCGGGAGACCAGGTGGAGGTGGCGGGCGAGTGCTTCGTCATTGAGTAA
- a CDS encoding elongation factor P, whose amino-acid sequence MLTTSDFKRGLVIKLDNSPCLILDVHFQSPSARGASTMVKTRYRNLLTGQVLDKTFRSGDKVEEADFERHKGQYLYADGDRGVFMDMETYEQFEMDAESFQVIQPYLLDGTEVVLGLFQERLVSVDPPQVVELTITDTPPVIKNATATAQTKEATLETGLTLQVPPYLEVGEKIKVDTRDCRFISRA is encoded by the coding sequence ATGCTTACCACATCCGATTTCAAACGCGGCCTTGTCATCAAGCTCGACAACTCCCCGTGCCTCATCCTCGACGTCCACTTCCAGTCCCCGTCCGCCCGGGGGGCCAGCACCATGGTCAAGACCCGCTACCGCAACCTCCTGACCGGCCAGGTGCTCGACAAGACCTTCCGCTCCGGCGACAAGGTGGAAGAGGCCGACTTCGAGCGCCACAAGGGGCAATACCTCTACGCCGACGGCGACCGCGGCGTCTTCATGGATATGGAGACCTATGAACAGTTCGAGATGGACGCCGAGTCCTTCCAGGTCATCCAGCCCTACCTCCTCGACGGAACCGAGGTGGTCCTCGGTCTCTTCCAAGAGCGGCTCGTCAGCGTCGATCCGCCCCAGGTGGTGGAGCTGACCATCACCGATACCCCGCCGGTCATCAAGAATGCCACCGCCACTGCCCAGACCAAGGAGGCCACCCTCGAAACCGGCCTCACCCTCCAGGTCCCTCCCTATCTGGAGGTTGGCGAGAAGATCAAAGTCGACACCCGCGACTGCCGGTTCATATCCCGCGCCTGA
- a CDS encoding cytochrome-c peroxidase, which yields MKTRNLAWGMALTLVAGVAWGKEDVMKRAQGLFKPIPAKPPVMKDNPASPSRVELGRMLFFDPRLSASHLISCNTCHNVGLGGTDILETSIGHGWQKGPRNSPTVLNAVYNIAQFWDGRAEDLAAQAKGPVQASVEMNNKPENLVATLKSIPGYPPLFRKAFPGQGDPVTFDNVAKAIEVFEATLVTPDAPFDKYLKGNRKAISSTAEQGLALFLDKGCAACHSGVNMGGTGYFPFGVREDPGPVVRPVDDTGRYKVTSTAADKYVFRSPSLRNVAITMPYFHSGKVWKLKDAVKIMGSAQLGISITDADADKIVTFLNTLTGAQPKVMHPVLPPNSDDTPRPVSN from the coding sequence ATGAAAACCCGAAATCTCGCATGGGGAATGGCCCTCACCCTGGTAGCGGGCGTCGCCTGGGGGAAAGAGGATGTCATGAAACGTGCGCAGGGGCTCTTCAAGCCGATCCCTGCCAAGCCGCCGGTCATGAAGGACAATCCGGCCAGTCCGTCCAGGGTCGAGCTGGGGAGGATGCTGTTCTTCGATCCGCGGCTTTCGGCTTCGCACTTAATCAGCTGTAACACCTGTCACAACGTAGGCCTGGGCGGCACCGACATCCTGGAGACATCCATCGGTCACGGCTGGCAAAAGGGGCCACGCAACTCCCCCACTGTGCTCAATGCCGTCTACAACATCGCCCAGTTCTGGGACGGCCGTGCCGAGGACCTGGCAGCCCAGGCCAAGGGGCCGGTTCAGGCATCGGTGGAGATGAACAACAAGCCCGAAAACCTGGTCGCCACCCTCAAGAGCATTCCCGGTTACCCTCCCCTTTTCCGCAAGGCCTTCCCCGGGCAGGGTGATCCGGTAACCTTCGACAACGTGGCCAAGGCCATCGAGGTCTTCGAGGCCACGCTCGTCACCCCCGATGCCCCCTTCGACAAATACCTGAAGGGCAACCGCAAGGCCATCAGCAGCACAGCGGAACAGGGGCTCGCCCTCTTCCTGGACAAAGGATGCGCGGCCTGCCACAGCGGCGTCAACATGGGCGGAACCGGCTACTTCCCCTTCGGCGTCCGTGAAGATCCGGGGCCGGTGGTGAGACCCGTGGACGACACCGGCCGTTACAAGGTGACCAGCACGGCCGCGGACAAATACGTGTTCCGTTCGCCGAGCCTGCGCAACGTGGCCATCACCATGCCCTACTTCCACTCGGGCAAGGTCTGGAAACTGAAGGACGCCGTCAAGATCATGGGGAGCGCTCAACTCGGCATCTCCATCACCGACGCCGACGCTGACAAGATTGTCACGTTCCTCAACACCCTCACCGGCGCGCAGCCGAAGGTGATGCACCCTGTCCTGCCGCCCAACTCGGACGATACCCCCAGGCCGGTCAGCAACTGA
- a CDS encoding transporter: MNETTKIMLWRGRLLLPLFFACALLCLSWTAALASERRDVSVEGRWGAVGLGVDFATGDYGSGTRTDFISVPLIVDLYPTERLDLELVIPWVYQTNGDNAYGTVMPYRQGYARGAATAAGTRFQAGAGGNSGSTAGGSTGSANGLGDITLTAGYIIIPEGTVAPRVRPLLYLKFPTADEDKGLGTGKFDAGGGLSLDKWLGDWRPFGEAVWIVQGSSDLYATKDYLSYEAGLGRQFTPSLYAAILGRGATAPAEDSDAPFEGRLKGVYAFDSMALEGYVAAGLSDASPDFAAGLAVFYDF, translated from the coding sequence ATGAATGAAACAACAAAGATCATGCTATGGCGCGGAAGGCTCTTGCTTCCGCTTTTTTTCGCGTGTGCCCTGCTTTGCCTCAGCTGGACAGCGGCCCTTGCCTCTGAGCGGCGAGACGTTTCCGTCGAGGGACGATGGGGTGCCGTGGGGCTGGGGGTCGATTTCGCCACGGGCGACTACGGCAGCGGGACCAGGACCGATTTCATCTCGGTGCCCCTCATCGTGGACCTCTACCCCACCGAGCGGCTGGACCTTGAACTGGTTATCCCCTGGGTGTACCAGACCAATGGCGACAATGCCTACGGCACGGTCATGCCCTACCGGCAGGGATATGCCCGCGGTGCCGCCACGGCGGCGGGCACCCGGTTTCAGGCGGGAGCCGGCGGCAATTCCGGCTCAACGGCAGGCGGATCAACGGGCTCGGCCAACGGCCTCGGCGACATTACCCTCACGGCCGGCTACATCATCATTCCCGAGGGAACGGTGGCGCCCCGGGTACGCCCGCTCCTCTACCTGAAGTTCCCCACCGCCGACGAGGACAAGGGACTCGGTACCGGCAAATTCGACGCAGGTGGAGGCCTTTCGCTGGACAAGTGGCTCGGGGACTGGCGTCCCTTCGGTGAAGCTGTCTGGATCGTCCAGGGCTCCTCCGACCTCTACGCCACCAAGGACTACCTCAGCTACGAGGCCGGCCTCGGCAGGCAGTTCACGCCATCTCTCTATGCTGCGATCCTCGGTCGTGGCGCAACGGCCCCGGCAGAGGATTCCGACGCGCCGTTCGAGGGGCGGCTCAAGGGTGTCTACGCCTTTGATTCTATGGCTCTGGAAGGCTATGTGGCTGCAGGGCTGTCAGACGCAAGCCCCGACTTCGCCGCAGGGCTGGCGGTTTTCTATGACTTTTGA
- a CDS encoding sigma-54-dependent transcriptional regulator, translating to MTTRILIAEDDSTFRGFLRTVLKGEGYDIREAADGEEALALLRRESFDLVLSDLRMPGIGGLELLRASRDDDYPPAFVILTAFGTIEEAVAAVKEGAADFLTKPLKDPDTLRVLVGRVLSGKSREREYLALKETEAAGLPPEDLIFAGEAMAPVRRLVGEVAPTGTTVLVSGESGTGKELIARAVHLLSPRHGAGFVAVNCAAIPETLLESELFGHERGAFTGAVQARRGKFELAQGGTLFLDEIGELSLPLQAKLLRVLQERAFERVGGNREIRADVRVVAATNRDLVVEIRERRFREDLFYRLNVFPVALPPLRERRDALPHLVNWFIRRFSGVTGKKIRGIEPDAMAALKRYPWPGNIRELQNVIERGVILARHALTLDDLPETFRAPLPAGQDGEGVLKGLEREAILAALKSCGNNRRLTAEKLGISRRTLQYRLREYGLVGDDRDGAN from the coding sequence ATGACGACACGCATACTCATAGCCGAAGATGACAGCACCTTCCGGGGATTTCTCAGGACAGTCCTCAAGGGAGAGGGATACGACATCAGGGAGGCCGCTGACGGAGAAGAAGCCCTGGCCCTGCTGCGCCGCGAATCCTTCGACTTGGTCCTCTCTGACCTGAGGATGCCCGGCATCGGAGGACTGGAACTTCTCCGGGCGAGCCGTGATGATGACTATCCGCCTGCATTCGTCATTCTCACGGCATTCGGAACCATCGAAGAAGCAGTGGCCGCGGTGAAAGAGGGGGCGGCTGATTTCCTCACCAAGCCCCTGAAGGACCCGGACACCCTGCGAGTTCTCGTAGGACGGGTCCTGTCCGGAAAGAGCCGTGAGCGGGAATACCTGGCCCTCAAGGAAACCGAAGCGGCGGGACTCCCGCCGGAGGATCTCATCTTCGCCGGCGAGGCCATGGCCCCGGTACGGCGACTCGTGGGAGAGGTCGCCCCCACCGGCACCACCGTTCTGGTAAGCGGGGAAAGCGGCACCGGCAAGGAGCTCATCGCCCGGGCCGTGCATCTCCTGTCACCCCGACACGGTGCCGGCTTCGTGGCGGTAAACTGTGCGGCAATCCCCGAAACCCTGCTCGAAAGCGAGCTGTTCGGCCACGAGCGGGGAGCCTTCACCGGCGCGGTCCAGGCCCGGCGGGGGAAATTCGAACTGGCCCAGGGGGGAACTCTCTTCCTTGACGAAATCGGGGAGCTCTCTCTCCCCCTTCAGGCGAAGCTCCTGCGGGTCCTCCAGGAGCGGGCCTTCGAGCGGGTGGGAGGAAACCGGGAAATTCGGGCGGACGTGCGGGTAGTGGCTGCCACCAACCGGGATCTGGTCGTTGAAATCCGCGAACGGCGCTTCAGGGAAGACCTTTTCTATCGCCTGAACGTGTTCCCCGTCGCGCTTCCCCCCCTACGGGAGCGCCGCGACGCCCTGCCACACCTGGTGAACTGGTTCATCCGTCGATTTTCGGGAGTAACCGGCAAAAAAATCCGGGGGATCGAACCCGATGCTATGGCGGCCCTCAAGCGCTACCCCTGGCCCGGCAACATCCGCGAACTCCAGAACGTCATTGAACGAGGAGTAATCCTCGCCCGGCACGCCCTGACCCTGGACGATCTCCCTGAGACCTTCAGGGCACCTCTTCCTGCCGGGCAGGACGGGGAAGGAGTTCTCAAGGGGCTGGAGCGGGAAGCAATCCTGGCCGCCCTCAAAAGCTGCGGCAACAACCGGCGCCTGACCGCCGAAAAGCTTGGCATCTCCCGGCGTACCCTCCAGTACCGCCTTCGGGAGTATGGGTTGGTGGGGGATGATCGGGACGGTGCAAATTAG
- a CDS encoding two-component system sensor histidine kinase NtrB has protein sequence MRGNIVSLIALAAGVILSLLLGWFAVGNYRSARPIAEGNLRGLALSLTSALESIAARDSSLASLAAFRARDIAYISVIDRNGTIVFHSNADLIGSRVTDQRYVTVLGGRGLAENRIRLGTGEEVYEYHAPLHLPGRTLALRLALHPWRADAVIHRARVGMVVLFSLLAAAWTMGVLLYRYARRAQEHRLEMVRRERLAQLGEMGAVLAHEVRNPLSGIKGYAQLLMERSNDDENREFSALIVTEAIRLESLVSDLLAYARPEPGPEGPLQVNAVIDHVLALVDPEARAAGVTIAASLAEGLATRGNEARLEQLILNLAKNGIQAMPDGGTLTVVTRREGKTVEISVADHGHGIAPHDRERIFTPFFTTKARGSGLGLAVCRKIAEAHGGSISVADNPGGGTVFRVTLPLHR, from the coding sequence ATGCGCGGCAATATCGTTTCCCTCATCGCCCTTGCGGCCGGAGTCATCCTGTCACTGCTTCTCGGCTGGTTCGCCGTGGGAAACTACCGGAGCGCACGCCCCATTGCCGAAGGGAACCTCCGGGGGCTTGCCCTTTCACTCACGTCGGCGCTGGAATCGATTGCGGCACGCGACTCGTCCCTGGCTTCACTGGCCGCCTTTCGCGCCCGGGACATCGCCTATATCTCGGTCATCGACCGCAACGGCACCATCGTCTTTCACTCCAATGCCGACCTGATCGGATCGCGGGTGACGGATCAACGGTACGTGACGGTTCTCGGCGGACGGGGCTTGGCGGAAAACCGCATCAGACTCGGCACGGGCGAAGAGGTGTACGAATATCATGCCCCCCTCCACCTCCCCGGCCGAACCCTGGCCCTGCGCCTGGCACTTCACCCCTGGCGAGCCGATGCGGTGATCCACCGGGCCAGGGTAGGCATGGTCGTGCTGTTTTCGCTGCTGGCGGCGGCCTGGACGATGGGGGTGCTCCTCTATCGCTACGCCCGCCGGGCCCAGGAGCACCGGCTCGAAATGGTCCGACGGGAGCGGCTTGCGCAACTGGGAGAAATGGGGGCGGTGCTTGCCCACGAGGTGCGCAACCCCCTGTCCGGGATCAAGGGCTACGCCCAACTGCTCATGGAACGGAGCAACGACGATGAAAACCGGGAGTTCTCCGCACTGATCGTCACCGAGGCAATCCGGCTCGAATCGCTCGTCAGCGACCTTCTTGCCTACGCCCGGCCGGAGCCCGGGCCAGAAGGGCCGCTCCAGGTAAACGCGGTGATTGACCATGTGCTGGCACTGGTGGACCCCGAAGCGCGGGCCGCCGGCGTCACCATTGCGGCATCCCTTGCCGAAGGATTGGCCACAAGAGGAAATGAAGCGCGGTTGGAGCAACTCATTCTCAATCTGGCAAAGAACGGCATTCAGGCCATGCCGGACGGGGGAACGCTCACCGTTGTCACCCGGCGCGAAGGTAAAACGGTCGAGATCAGTGTGGCAGACCACGGCCACGGCATCGCCCCCCACGACCGGGAGCGGATATTCACCCCGTTCTTCACCACAAAGGCCCGGGGCAGCGGCCTGGGGCTCGCCGTCTGCCGCAAGATAGCCGAAGCCCATGGGGGGAGCATCAGCGTGGCGGATAATCCCGGCGGCGGCACCGTTTTTCGGGTAACACTCCCCCTTCACCGATGA
- a CDS encoding SRPBCC family protein: MKMYQLSRTQILPVPLTVAWDFFSDPRNLAAITPPDMGFVITSPVPERTHAGMVVTYAVSPFGGLRLPWVTEITHCAEPSLFVDEQRFGPYRFWHHQHHFLEVSGGVEMRDIVHYILPFGIIGRLSAPVVAKRLKAIFDYRRDTLAVRFAALSRGA, from the coding sequence ATGAAAATGTATCAATTGTCCAGAACGCAGATCCTGCCCGTGCCGTTGACGGTAGCCTGGGACTTTTTCTCGGATCCGCGCAATCTTGCCGCCATTACCCCGCCGGATATGGGGTTCGTCATTACCTCGCCGGTGCCGGAGCGGACCCATGCGGGGATGGTGGTAACCTATGCGGTCTCACCATTCGGTGGCCTTCGGTTGCCGTGGGTTACCGAGATCACCCATTGCGCGGAGCCCTCTCTTTTCGTGGACGAGCAGCGTTTCGGGCCATACCGTTTCTGGCACCACCAGCACCACTTTCTGGAAGTGTCCGGCGGGGTAGAAATGCGAGATATCGTCCACTACATACTCCCCTTCGGCATCATCGGACGTCTTTCCGCGCCCGTTGTGGCGAAGCGGCTTAAGGCGATCTTCGACTACCGGCGCGATACGCTCGCTGTCCGCTTCGCCGCTCTTTCACGGGGCGCCTGA
- a CDS encoding helix-turn-helix transcriptional regulator, with translation MKKGKPAKKYSQAARVHDLIRLIEARHGVTIAEMAEETGVDRRTIHRDLAAIHEAGYPLISDWEDGRKVYRFITRFRDVPPITFTLQELVALSFFRTQLHFLDGTPFREDLDAVFRKVSSVLPPRYAAHMERIAEVSVPLLQGRRDYSRVGDGLRSLRDALIYQYRVRLSYQAKGQGRPALYEVDPYTLVFYKGGLYLVGYAHNRRALRTFAAERITAVEVTRDRFEIPDDYRPSERLRDAFGIVEEEPLSVAIRFSPELAHTVRDRIWHPTQQVRMESDGACILSFTAGGRMEIIAWVLSYGAHAEVLSPPDLRAEVARVAAAVAARYVSVGG, from the coding sequence ATGAAAAAGGGAAAACCGGCGAAAAAGTACTCCCAGGCAGCCCGGGTCCATGACCTCATCCGCCTCATCGAGGCGCGGCACGGCGTGACCATTGCCGAAATGGCCGAGGAAACCGGCGTGGACCGCCGCACCATTCACCGTGACCTGGCCGCCATCCACGAGGCGGGATATCCCCTGATCTCCGACTGGGAGGATGGGCGCAAGGTCTACCGCTTCATCACCCGATTCCGGGACGTTCCCCCCATTACCTTCACCCTTCAGGAACTGGTAGCGCTCTCATTTTTCCGCACCCAGCTTCATTTTCTTGACGGCACCCCCTTCCGGGAGGACCTGGATGCGGTCTTCCGCAAGGTGAGCTCGGTCCTCCCCCCACGCTACGCGGCCCATATGGAGCGGATTGCCGAGGTGTCCGTTCCGCTTCTGCAGGGACGGCGCGACTATTCACGGGTTGGGGATGGGCTGCGCAGCCTGCGCGATGCCCTCATTTACCAGTACCGGGTACGGCTTTCCTACCAGGCCAAGGGGCAGGGTCGTCCCGCCCTGTACGAGGTAGACCCCTATACCCTGGTCTTCTACAAGGGAGGGCTCTATCTGGTCGGTTACGCTCACAACCGGCGGGCGCTGCGCACGTTCGCAGCCGAACGGATCACCGCCGTTGAGGTGACCCGCGACCGGTTCGAGATCCCCGATGACTACCGGCCGTCCGAGCGGCTGCGGGATGCCTTCGGGATCGTTGAGGAGGAACCCCTGTCGGTGGCGATCCGCTTTTCGCCCGAACTTGCCCACACAGTCCGCGACCGGATCTGGCATCCCACCCAGCAGGTCCGTATGGAGTCCGACGGCGCCTGCATCCTTTCCTTCACCGCAGGCGGCCGCATGGAGATCATCGCCTGGGTTCTCTCCTACGGTGCTCATGCCGAGGTCCTCTCCCCTCCCGATTTGCGGGCCGAGGTGGCCCGCGTCGCCGCCGCCGTTGCCGCCCGTTACGTGTCTGTCGGGGGGTGA
- a CDS encoding putative bifunctional diguanylate cyclase/phosphodiesterase: MDFTKISALHYRLPSPVRQFIVLLSIIFLIEMLLMAVLPQVTGREVEFKDALVDSMGLVTVAAPFLWAFIVRPLRRTAVAAVFREEVLLRQMVDGVITFGEDGTIRSLNPAAERMFGYRDDEAAGMAIDCLLSADGGYFRFAVQASGGHGTRQLAYELEGIRRDGSRFVADLSVSRIVFEDHRAVIGIVRDITARKRDEQNLLVFKRAIESSVNGITITDATNGENLIIYVNPAFERMTGYAGHEVLGKNPRFLRGDDRDQVELRKLAMALEERREGYFVLRNYRKDGSQFMNELYVAPVRDRDGAVTNYIGIMNDISDQRRYEEQLVYQATHDPLTGLPNRNLLQDRLGQALALESFRRRNPIGVMFLDLDNFKKINDTLGHTVGDMLLKAVANRLRNCVRGGDTVSRLGGDEYILILPNVKEMHDVTTVAKKLLGVFSTPFLLMGHELYITASIGITLFPSDGDTVDALLKNADAAMYHAKEQGKNNYQFYSEEMNTRVFERMALETSLHRAIRQHEFLLCYQPRVDLRTGRISGVEALVRWNHPEMGLVPPARFIPLAEETGLIVPIGEWVLRTACAQNKAWQDAGLPPLRMAVNLSARQFRQENLIQMVADALAETGLDPRWLELELTESLLMERAEQSVSILRSLADMGIDIAVDDFGTGYSSLGYLKRFPITNLKIDQSFIRDIASDPDDAILVRTIITMAHGLGMKTVGEGVESLEQIDFLYRHGCEEVQGYYFSRPLTAEGCEELLREERFLDLRALRDGLPGQRSEERIRALASSADDCRVTA, from the coding sequence ATGGATTTCACAAAAATCTCCGCACTCCACTACCGCCTTCCTTCACCGGTGCGGCAGTTCATCGTGCTGCTTTCGATCATTTTTCTGATCGAAATGCTGCTCATGGCGGTCCTGCCCCAAGTTACCGGCCGTGAAGTCGAGTTTAAGGATGCACTTGTCGACAGCATGGGGCTCGTCACGGTTGCCGCGCCGTTTCTGTGGGCTTTCATTGTGCGTCCCCTGCGCCGCACGGCCGTTGCGGCCGTTTTCCGGGAGGAGGTACTCCTCCGCCAGATGGTCGACGGGGTGATTACTTTCGGGGAAGACGGCACGATCCGTTCCCTCAATCCGGCCGCCGAGCGGATGTTCGGCTATCGGGACGATGAGGCCGCCGGCATGGCCATCGACTGCCTGCTGTCGGCCGACGGGGGCTATTTCCGATTTGCGGTACAGGCATCCGGCGGCCATGGCACACGCCAGCTCGCCTATGAACTGGAAGGGATCCGCCGGGATGGCAGCCGCTTCGTTGCCGATCTTTCCGTCAGCCGGATCGTTTTTGAAGATCACCGGGCAGTGATCGGCATTGTCCGGGACATCACCGCCCGCAAACGGGACGAGCAGAATCTCCTCGTCTTCAAACGGGCCATCGAGTCGAGCGTAAACGGCATCACTATCACCGACGCGACTAACGGCGAAAACCTAATCATTTACGTGAATCCTGCATTCGAGCGGATGACCGGCTACGCGGGACACGAGGTTCTTGGGAAGAACCCGCGTTTTCTCAGGGGGGATGACCGGGACCAGGTGGAACTCAGGAAGCTGGCCATGGCCCTGGAGGAACGCAGGGAGGGCTACTTTGTCCTGCGCAACTACCGCAAGGACGGCAGCCAGTTCATGAACGAACTTTACGTGGCGCCGGTGCGCGACCGTGATGGCGCAGTCACCAATTACATCGGCATCATGAATGATATCAGCGACCAGCGGCGCTACGAGGAACAGCTGGTCTACCAGGCCACTCACGACCCCCTGACCGGCCTTCCCAACCGTAATCTCCTGCAGGACCGCCTTGGGCAGGCGCTCGCTCTGGAATCCTTCCGCCGTCGCAATCCCATCGGCGTCATGTTCCTGGATCTCGACAACTTCAAAAAGATCAACGATACCCTGGGGCACACGGTGGGAGACATGCTGCTCAAGGCCGTCGCCAACCGCCTGCGCAACTGCGTGCGCGGCGGCGACACGGTTTCGCGGCTGGGAGGGGACGAATACATCCTTATCCTTCCCAATGTAAAGGAAATGCATGACGTGACCACTGTGGCCAAGAAGCTGCTCGGCGTATTTTCCACGCCGTTCCTGCTCATGGGACACGAGCTCTACATCACGGCAAGCATCGGTATCACCCTCTTCCCCTCCGATGGCGACACGGTGGATGCGCTCCTCAAGAATGCCGATGCCGCCATGTATCATGCCAAGGAGCAGGGGAAGAACAACTACCAGTTCTATTCAGAGGAGATGAACACGCGGGTCTTCGAGCGGATGGCTCTGGAAACGAGCCTCCATCGGGCGATTCGGCAGCATGAGTTTCTGCTCTGCTACCAGCCTCGGGTCGATCTGCGGACCGGAAGGATCAGCGGGGTGGAAGCCCTTGTGCGTTGGAACCACCCGGAGATGGGGCTCGTGCCGCCGGCCAGGTTCATCCCTCTGGCCGAGGAAACGGGGCTCATCGTGCCCATCGGCGAGTGGGTCCTGCGCACCGCCTGCGCCCAGAACAAGGCATGGCAGGATGCGGGGCTCCCGCCACTGAGGATGGCGGTGAACCTTTCGGCCCGGCAGTTCCGTCAGGAAAATCTCATCCAGATGGTCGCCGACGCCTTGGCCGAAACGGGTCTCGACCCCCGCTGGCTGGAGCTGGAGCTGACCGAAAGCCTCCTCATGGAGCGGGCCGAGCAGTCCGTGTCGATCCTCCGCTCCCTGGCGGATATGGGGATCGACATCGCCGTGGACGATTTCGGCACCGGCTATTCGTCTCTGGGGTATCTCAAGCGGTTCCCGATTACGAACCTGAAGATCGATCAATCGTTCATCCGCGACATAGCGAGCGATCCGGACGACGCCATTCTGGTGCGGACCATCATCACCATGGCCCACGGCCTCGGCATGAAGACCGTCGGCGAAGGGGTCGAATCTCTTGAGCAGATTGATTTCCTCTATCGGCACGGCTGCGAAGAAGTGCAGGGATACTATTTCAGCAGGCCGCTTACCGCTGAGGGATGCGAGGAGCTGCTTCGCGAGGAGAGGTTTCTGGATCTTCGGGCGCTCCGGGATGGGTTGCCGGGCCAGAGGAGCGAGGAGCGCATTCGCGCCCTGGCGTCATCCGCTGATGACTGCCGCGTTACAGCGTAA